The following proteins are co-located in the Calliphora vicina chromosome 2, idCalVici1.1, whole genome shotgun sequence genome:
- the LOC135951625 gene encoding uncharacterized protein LOC135951625, which yields MNLYLKLCLILNVVSLIRSHTHDENPKCSLTAVHKTRQTVLESPNYPNNYKPDTCWDYVIRSPFKCPTTFHIQFLDFYLESSKDCKNDYLAIGLENVDDDMDVLCGQVVGIKKYHTPDGVLRLRFFADESPWTTGKGFKLLVTRLACEREDFVRKLKDHENDDDDDTDDDDTVAVSAPSGNFQPPESELMQIFRNLTGQEQYQIVPVPPVFGLNYPTQLPSPPYPATGTVYVPSSESRGPLPNYPGSNVQQPCTDNNGQQRQLPNYYGALNGNQLAPYANTLGGNIQPNYLPSYIPSNTVNQVQAQQAAFVGAANNGFLTNPRDQYIGSWSSTPSLLRAYDNTIDSLETCCVSAFQQKRLYLSSPGFPRTIFSNILPNLQKRDCVFRLQKSSSSVCRLRLDFKFFDFGQSYQGTGSFMGNIGMPAIQNTQNVCREDFIEIDNQRFCGCRSGNMYTAYWTNAGDKKLRMRMGYSGVPSGGFLLEIVQEECSETQLALMTTKRPLGATTMNPNLINNQLINPQQTQQTLLGQQQQNMYGGSYPGQQQNINAGLYPSQQQQQQQNLYGGSYLGNYQGQQPFLQNPLQQNNYLGQQPQQQLFNNPGGLSTNLQQQNPFLPQQQQLQNNNLYQSGYPTQFGSNYFSNPQQDFQHNLLQQQGNPFGLQQIRYARSYGDQQPLTVVETNSTRKEYYYSDNDSLNYNEDTALMSRSSSSESSSKWDRKDTNVSEKNESTGNVARERRKCSFDMGDILRLSVDILWITKPICYAPQRNWFTNWIG from the coding sequence atgaatttatatttaaaactttgtctTATATTAAACGTGGTATCCTTAATACGATCGCATACCCACGATGAAAATCCCAAGTGTTCTTTAACGGCAGTGCATAAAACGCGTCAAACCGTTCTCGAATCTCCCAATTATCCGAACAATTATAAGCCCGATACTTGCTGGGATTATGTGATACGTTCGCCCTTTAAGTGCCCCACCACGtttcatatacaatttttggatttttatttgGAATCTTCAAAGGATTGTAAGAACGATTACTTGGCCATTGGTTTGGAAAATGTTGATGACGATATGGATGTTTTGTGCGGCCAGGTGGTGGGCATTAAGAAATATCATACACCGGATGGTGTTTTGCGTCTTAGATTCTTTGCTGATGAATCACCCTGGACTACGGGTAAGGGATTTAAATTGTTGGTAACACGTTTGGCTTGTGAAAGGGAGGACTTTGTGCGAAAATTAAAAGATCATGagaatgatgatgacgatgacacAGATGATGATGATACTGTAGCAGTATCGGCTCCTTCGGGTAATTTCCAACCTCCAGAATCGGAGCTCATGCAAATTTTCCGTAATTTAACGGGTCAAGAACAATATCAAATTGTACCAGTGCCACCTGTATTTGGTTTGAATTATCCCACGCAATTACCTTCCCCACCTTATCCAGCAACCGGTACAGTTTATGTACCCTCAAGTGAATCCCGAGGTCCTCTGCCCAATTATCCTGGCAGCAATGTGCAGCAACCTTGTACCGATAACAATGGACAACAAAGACAATTGCCCAATTACTATGGAGCCCTAAATGGAAATCAGTTGGCTCCTTATGCCAACACTTTGGGAGGAAATATTCAACCCAACTACTTGCCCTCCTACATTCCATCCAACACTGTTAATCAAGTGCAGGCTCAGCAAGCTGCATTTGTAGGTGCTGCCAATAATGGTTTCTTAACCAATCCTAGAGATCAGTATATAGGTTCTTGGTCTTCTACTCCCAGCCTACTTAGGGCATACGACAATACCATCGACTCTTTGGAGACCTGTTGTGTGTCAGCGTTCCAGCAAAAACGTTTATACTTATCTAGTCCCGGTTTTCCTCGCACTATTTTTAGCAATATTTTGCCAAATCTCCAGAAACGAGATTGTGTATTCCGTCTGCAAAAATCTTCTTCCAGTGTTTGTAGACTGCGTTTGGATTTCAAATTTTTCGACTTTGGCCAAAGTTATCAAGGTACAGGTTCCTTTATGGGCAACATAGGCATGCCCGCTATTCAGAACACTCAAAACGTCTGTAGAGAGGACTTTATTGAAATTGATAATCAGCGGTTTTGTGGTTGTCGTTCGGGCAATATGTACACGGCCTATTGGACTAATGCAGGTGATAAAAAGTTAAGAATGCGCATGGGCTATTCGGGTGTACCTTCTGGAGGTTTCCTATTGGAAATAGTGCAAGAAGAATGCTCTGAAACACAACTTGCTCTTATGACCACTAAGAGACCGCTTGGAGCAACCACCATGAATCCGAATCTGATTAATAATCAGTTAATTAACCCTCAGCAGACACAGCAAACTTTATTAgggcaacagcaacaaaatatgTATGGCGGTTCATATCCAGGACAACAACAGAACATAAATGCCGGTTTATATCCAagtcaacaacagcagcagcaacaaaacttGTATGGTGGTTCATATCTGGGCAATTATCAAGGACAACAACCCTTTTTACAGAATCCTTTACAACAGAACAACTATTTAGgacaacaaccacaacaacagtTGTTTAACAACCCAGGAGGTTTATCTACAAATCTGCAGCAACAAAATCCCTTTTTACCCCAACAACAGCAGCTACAAAACAATAACCTCTATCAGTCTGGTTATCCAACACAATTCGGTTCAAATTATTTCTCCAATCCCCAACAAGATTTCCAGCATAATCTTTTGCAGCAACAAGGTAATCCATTTGGTTTGCAACAAATAAGATACGCCCGCTCCTATGGTGATCAGCAACCCCTTACCGTAGTCGAAACTAATTCCACACGCAAGGAGTACTACTACTCCGACAATGATTCCTTGAACTACAATGAAGATACAGCTTTAATGTCTAGATCAAGTTCATCGGAATCATCTTCAAAATGGGATCGTAAGGATACTAATGTCAGCGAGAAGAACGAATCAACTGGTAATGTTGCCCGAGAGCGCAGAAAGTGTTCCTTTGATATGGGAGATATATTGCGTTTATCTGTTGATATTCTGTGGATAACCAAACCGATCTGTTATGCTCCTCAAAGAAATTGGTTTACCAACTGGATTGGTTAG
- the Uro gene encoding uricase — MFARPLQRPVGKGSAQQDFESPHQYTISDHGYGKDCVKVLHVKRDGPVHSIKEIEVGTHLKLYSKKDYFQGDNSDIVATDSQKNTVYLLAKKFGIENPEKFGLILASHFLNQYSHVEEVHIHVEEYPWQRICQDQIGNGTGGCGESPNFSTFNNRQKHNHAFIFTPTEVRYCDVVLRRTEPKQTVISGIRGLRVLKTTQSSFVNFVNDEFRSLPDQYDRIFSTIVDCSWEYSRTNNVKFCQDWNTVKNIIVKKFAGDPNVGTSSPSVQHTLYLTEKEVLEALPEVSVISMTMPNKHYFNFDTKPFQSVVPGENNEVFIPVDKPHGTIYAQLARKDLVSHL; from the exons ATGTTTGCCAGACCATTGCAACGTCCAGTTGGCAAGGGATCCGCCCAACAAGATTTTGAATCACCTCATCAATATACAATTTCGGATCATGGCTATGGCAAAGACTGTGTCAAGGTGCTACATGTTAAGAGGGATGGACCAGTGCATTCGATAAAGGAAATCGAAGTGGGTACACATTTGAAATTGTACAGTAAAAAGGATTATTTCCAGG GTGATAATTCCGATATTGTTGCAACCGATTCTCAAAAGAACACAGTCTACCTATTGGCCAAGAAGTTTGGCATTGAAAATCCCGAAAAGTTTGGTTTAATCTTGGCTTCACATTTCCTCAATCAATATTCCCATGTTGAAGAGGTTCATATTCATGTAGAGGAATATCCCTGGCAAAGAATCTGTCAAGACCAAATTGGCAATGGAACAGGTGGCTGTGGGGAATCGCCTAACTTTTCCACATTTAACAATAGACAAAAACACAATCACGCCTTCATTTTCACCCCCACCGAAGTGCGCTACTGTGATGTCGTTTTAAGAAGAACTG aaCCCAAGCAAACTGTTATTAGCGGCATTAGAGGGCTACGCGTTTTAAAGACCACACAATCTTCATTTGTGAACTTTGTGAATGATGAGTTCCGTTCATTGCCCGATCAATACGATCGCATCTTTAGCACCATTGTCGATTGTTCGTGGGAATATTCACGCACCAACAATGTTAAATTCTGTCAAGATTGGAATACCGTTAAGAATATTATTGTTAAGAAATTTGCTGGCGATCCCAATGTAGGCACCTCCTCACCCTCCGTCCAACACACTTTATATCTAACAGAAAAGGAAGTACTCGAAGCTTTGCCAGAAGTCTCAGTCATATCGATGACTATGCCCAACAAGCATTATTTCAATTTCGATACCAAACCCTTCCAAAGTGTAGTGCCGGGTGAGAATAATGAAGTCTTTATACCAGTCGATAAACCTCATGGCACTATTTATGCTCAATTGGCACGCAAAGATTTAGTCAGTCATTTGTAA